In a genomic window of Magnolia sinica isolate HGM2019 chromosome 16, MsV1, whole genome shotgun sequence:
- the LOC131229076 gene encoding uncharacterized protein LOC131229076, protein MLLAIRLARLQLHPRVRSPFQRSACRETAYVKVRSKSSQQGNREEEMENNKKEHPDNGDVMSQSFGEGYSTRSDEEGFGGVYGGNQAFRKREEGEDIHEKHPEYDKSQGSEVKEKEKGRHQPQKMAKS, encoded by the exons ATGCTACTTGCAATTCGTCTAGCTCGTCTTCAATTGCATCCTCGTGTACGGTCACCATTTCAGCGGTCCGCCTGTCGGGAGACGGCTTATGTCAAAGTAAGGTCAAAATCATCACAACAAGGAAACAGAGAAGAAGAGATGGAGAATAACAAAAAAGAACACCCAGATAACGG GGACGTGATGTCACAATCGTTCGGTGAGGGCTATTCAACGCGGTCGGATGAAGAAGGGTTTGGAGGTGTCTATGGAGGAAATCAGGCCTTTCGGAAGCGAGAGGAAGGAGAGGACATACATGAAAAACATCCCG AATACGACAAGTCACAGGGCAGTGAAGtaaaggagaaggagaaaggcAGGCATCAGCCTCAAAAAATGGCCAAATCCTAA